The following proteins are co-located in the Pseudomonas cavernae genome:
- the phnX gene encoding phosphonoacetaldehyde hydrolase: protein MNYQAPTQLQAVILDWAGTVVDFGSFAPTQIFVEAFAEFGVAVSLAEARGPMGMGKWDHIRTLCDVPEIAARYQAKFGRTPTDDDVTALYERFMPLQIEKIAVHSALIPGALDTIATLRGKGLKIGSCSGYPKVVMDKVVALAERNGYVADHVVATDEVPNGRPHPAQALANVIALGINDVAACVKVDDTWPGILEGRSAGMWTVALTMSGNALGLTYAQYQALPEARRAEERARIGQLFEGSRPHYLIDTIADLPAVIADINARLARGETPQGV from the coding sequence ATGAACTACCAAGCCCCCACCCAACTGCAAGCCGTGATCCTCGACTGGGCCGGCACCGTGGTCGACTTCGGCTCCTTCGCGCCGACCCAGATCTTCGTCGAGGCCTTCGCCGAGTTCGGCGTCGCCGTCAGCCTGGCCGAAGCGCGCGGGCCGATGGGCATGGGCAAGTGGGACCACATCCGCACCCTCTGCGACGTGCCGGAAATCGCCGCCCGCTACCAGGCCAAGTTCGGCCGCACGCCGACCGACGATGACGTGACGGCACTCTACGAGCGCTTCATGCCGCTGCAGATCGAGAAGATCGCCGTGCACTCGGCGCTGATCCCCGGCGCCCTCGACACCATCGCCACGCTGCGCGGCAAGGGCCTGAAGATCGGTTCCTGCTCCGGCTACCCGAAGGTGGTGATGGACAAGGTCGTAGCCCTGGCCGAACGCAACGGCTACGTCGCCGACCACGTGGTGGCCACCGACGAAGTGCCTAACGGCCGCCCGCACCCGGCCCAGGCCCTGGCCAACGTGATCGCCCTGGGCATCAACGACGTCGCCGCCTGCGTCAAGGTCGACGACACCTGGCCGGGCATCCTCGAAGGCCGCAGCGCCGGGATGTGGACGGTGGCGCTGACCATGTCCGGCAACGCCCTGGGCCTCACCTACGCGCAGTACCAGGCGCTGCCGGAGGCACGCCGTGCCGAGGAGCGCGCGCGCATCGGCCAGCTGTTCGAGGGCTCGCGCCCGCACTACCTGATCGACACCATCGCCGACCTGCCGGCGGTGATCGCCGACATCAATGCGCGCCTGGCGCGCGGGGAAACTCCGCAGGGCGTCTGA
- a CDS encoding aldehyde dehydrogenase family protein — protein MIYAQPGTPGAVVSFKSRYGNFIGGEFVPPVNGQYFTNTSPVNGQVIAEFPRSSAEDIDRALDAAHAAADAWGKTSVQERALILLKIADRIEANLEALAVAETWDNGKAVRETLNADVPLAADHFRYFAGCIRAQEGSAAEINEHTAAYHFHEPLGVVGQIIPWNFPLLMAAWKLAPALAAGNCVVLKPAEQTPLSIMLFAELIGDLLPAGVLNIVQGFGKEAGEALATSKRIAKIAFTGSTPVGSHILKCAAENIIPSTVELGGKSPNIFFEDIMQAEPAFIEKAAEGLVLAFFNQGEVCTCPSRALVQESIYPAFMAEVLKKVQAIKRGNPLDTETMVGAQASEQQFDKILGYLEIARQEGAEILTGGGVEKLEGSLASGYYVQPTLLKGHNQMRVFQEEIFGPVVGVTTFKDEAEALAIANDSEFGLGAGVWTRDINRAYRMGRAIKAGRVWTNCYHLYPAHAAFGGYKKSGVGRETHKMMLDHYQQTKNLLVSYDINPLGFF, from the coding sequence ATGATCTACGCCCAGCCTGGCACTCCCGGTGCCGTCGTCTCCTTCAAGTCCCGTTACGGCAACTTCATCGGCGGCGAATTCGTGCCGCCGGTGAATGGCCAGTACTTCACCAACACCTCGCCTGTGAATGGCCAGGTGATCGCCGAATTCCCCCGTTCCAGCGCCGAGGACATCGACCGGGCCCTGGACGCCGCCCACGCCGCCGCCGATGCCTGGGGCAAGACCTCGGTGCAGGAGCGCGCGCTGATCCTGCTGAAGATCGCCGACCGCATCGAAGCCAATCTCGAAGCCCTCGCCGTCGCCGAAACCTGGGACAACGGCAAGGCCGTGCGTGAGACGCTGAACGCCGACGTGCCGCTGGCCGCCGATCACTTCCGCTACTTCGCCGGCTGCATCCGCGCTCAGGAAGGCAGCGCCGCCGAGATCAACGAGCACACCGCCGCCTACCACTTCCACGAGCCGCTGGGCGTGGTCGGGCAGATCATCCCGTGGAACTTCCCGCTGCTGATGGCCGCCTGGAAGCTGGCCCCGGCCCTGGCCGCCGGCAACTGCGTGGTGTTGAAACCGGCCGAGCAGACGCCGCTGTCGATCATGCTGTTCGCCGAACTGATCGGCGACCTGCTGCCGGCCGGCGTGCTCAACATCGTCCAGGGCTTCGGCAAGGAAGCCGGCGAGGCGCTGGCGACCAGCAAACGCATCGCCAAGATCGCCTTCACCGGCTCCACCCCGGTGGGTTCGCACATCCTCAAATGCGCGGCGGAAAACATCATCCCGAGCACCGTCGAGCTGGGCGGCAAGTCGCCGAACATCTTCTTCGAAGACATCATGCAGGCCGAGCCGGCGTTCATCGAGAAGGCCGCCGAGGGCCTGGTGCTGGCCTTCTTCAACCAGGGCGAGGTGTGCACCTGCCCGTCGCGGGCGCTGGTGCAGGAATCCATCTACCCGGCATTCATGGCCGAGGTGCTGAAGAAGGTGCAGGCGATCAAGCGCGGCAACCCGCTGGACACCGAGACCATGGTCGGCGCCCAGGCCTCCGAGCAGCAGTTCGACAAGATCCTCGGCTACCTGGAAATCGCCCGCCAGGAAGGCGCCGAGATCCTCACCGGCGGCGGCGTGGAGAAACTCGAGGGCAGCCTGGCCAGCGGTTACTACGTACAGCCGACCCTGCTCAAGGGCCACAACCAGATGCGCGTGTTCCAGGAGGAAATCTTCGGCCCGGTGGTCGGCGTCACCACCTTCAAGGACGAGGCCGAAGCCCTGGCCATCGCCAACGACAGTGAGTTCGGCCTCGGCGCCGGGGTGTGGACCCGCGACATCAACCGCGCCTACCGCATGGGCCGGGCGATCAAGGCCGGGCGGGTGTGGACCAACTGCTACCACCTGTACCCGGCGCACGCCGCGTTCGGTGGCTACAAGAAGTCCGGGGTCGGCCGCGAGACCCACAAGATGATGCTCGACCACTACCA
- a CDS encoding 2-aminoethylphosphonate--pyruvate transaminase produces MSKAEFPTSRAALATPALGEPYLLTPGPLTTSLATKEAMLRDWGSWDADFNQVTAEIRQGLLAMAGVDDDSFACVPLQGSGTFAVEAALATAIPRDGKALVLMNGAYGKRAAQILDYLGRAHIDLDKGDYLPPQPEEVAELLRTNPDVTTVFLVHCETSSGILNPLKEIAEVVKAHGKSLVVDAMSSFGAVPLTVEQIPFDVMVSSANKCIEGIPGFGFVVIRRSLLEAAKGRAHSLSLDLHEQWAYMEKTGQWRFTPPTHSVVAFRKALEQHTAEGGVAGRLARYTRNRDLLVAGMRQLGFATLLEDRWLSPIITTFFSPDHPNFEFKRFYNELKARQFVIYPGKLTIAESFRIGCIGQIDEAVVAQLLRAIADSLAAMGVDRCQPAA; encoded by the coding sequence ATGAGCAAAGCCGAATTCCCCACTTCCCGTGCCGCCCTTGCCACCCCCGCCCTCGGCGAACCCTACCTGCTGACCCCCGGCCCGCTGACCACTTCGCTGGCCACCAAGGAAGCCATGCTGCGCGACTGGGGCTCGTGGGACGCCGACTTCAACCAGGTCACCGCCGAAATCCGCCAGGGCCTGCTGGCCATGGCCGGGGTCGACGACGACAGCTTCGCCTGCGTGCCCCTGCAGGGCAGCGGCACCTTCGCCGTCGAGGCCGCGCTGGCTACCGCCATCCCGCGTGACGGCAAGGCGCTGGTGCTGATGAACGGCGCCTATGGCAAGCGCGCCGCGCAGATCCTCGACTACCTGGGCCGCGCCCATATCGACCTGGACAAGGGCGACTACCTGCCACCGCAGCCGGAAGAAGTCGCCGAACTGCTGCGCACCAATCCGGACGTGACCACGGTGTTCCTGGTCCACTGCGAAACCAGCTCGGGCATCCTCAACCCGCTCAAAGAGATCGCCGAAGTGGTCAAGGCCCACGGCAAGAGCCTGGTGGTCGACGCCATGAGCTCGTTCGGCGCGGTGCCGCTGACCGTCGAGCAGATCCCCTTCGACGTCATGGTCTCCTCGGCCAACAAATGCATCGAGGGCATCCCTGGGTTCGGCTTCGTGGTCATCCGCCGCAGCCTGCTGGAAGCGGCCAAGGGTCGCGCCCACTCGCTGAGCCTCGACCTGCACGAGCAATGGGCCTACATGGAGAAAACCGGCCAGTGGCGCTTCACTCCGCCGACCCACAGCGTGGTGGCGTTTCGCAAGGCGCTGGAACAGCACACGGCCGAGGGCGGCGTGGCCGGGCGCCTGGCGCGCTACACGCGCAACCGCGACCTGCTGGTCGCCGGCATGCGCCAACTGGGTTTCGCGACCCTGCTGGAAGACCGCTGGCTGTCGCCGATCATCACCACCTTCTTCAGCCCCGATCATCCGAACTTCGAGTTCAAGCGTTTCTATAACGAGCTCAAGGCCCGCCAGTTCGTGATCTACCCCGGCAAGCTGACCATCGCCGAGAGCTTCCGCATCGGCTGCATCGGCCAGATCGACGAGGCCGTGGTCGCCCAGCTGCTGCGCGCCATCGCCGACAGCCTGGCGGCGATGGGTGTCGATCGCTGCCAGCCGGCCGCCTGA
- a CDS encoding LysR substrate-binding domain-containing protein — protein sequence MAVSHSQLKAFHAVAVHGGFTRAAEQLFLSQPAVSDQVRKLEEYFGVLLFHRNKRSVQLTELGEQLLSVTLRLFAVEAEAQELLSSSRALQSGSLTLAVDSPVHVLPYIARFSERYPGIRISLVTGNTDEALERLFAYKADLAVLGRPVEDQRLLRVTLSSDPLVAFVGQDHPWARRESISLVDLDDVPMVLREQGSMTRQILEEEMRRAGLRLRLGIEVEGREAVREMVLAGLGIGVVSAAEFGNNPQVQALPIRDCQRRMTETLVCLREQQSRRLIETFLAMVRSE from the coding sequence GTGGCGGTCTCCCATTCCCAGCTCAAGGCCTTCCACGCCGTCGCCGTGCATGGCGGTTTCACCCGCGCCGCCGAGCAGCTGTTCCTCAGTCAGCCGGCGGTGTCCGACCAGGTGCGCAAGCTGGAGGAATACTTCGGCGTGCTGCTGTTCCACCGCAACAAGCGCTCGGTGCAGCTCACCGAACTGGGCGAACAGTTGCTCAGCGTCACCCTGCGCCTGTTCGCCGTGGAGGCCGAGGCGCAGGAGCTGTTGTCCAGCTCGCGCGCCCTGCAGAGCGGCAGCCTGACCCTGGCGGTGGATTCGCCGGTGCACGTGCTGCCCTACATCGCCCGCTTCAGCGAGCGCTACCCGGGCATCCGCATCAGCCTGGTGACCGGCAACACCGACGAGGCGCTGGAGCGGCTGTTCGCCTACAAGGCCGACCTCGCCGTGCTCGGCCGCCCGGTGGAGGACCAACGCCTGCTGCGGGTGACCCTGAGCAGCGATCCGCTGGTGGCCTTCGTCGGCCAGGACCACCCCTGGGCCAGGCGCGAGTCGATCAGCCTCGTCGACCTCGACGACGTGCCCATGGTCCTGCGCGAACAGGGCTCGATGACCCGCCAGATCCTCGAAGAGGAAATGCGCCGCGCCGGCTTGCGCCTGCGCCTGGGGATCGAAGTCGAGGGCCGCGAGGCGGTGCGCGAGATGGTCCTCGCCGGGCTCGGCATCGGCGTGGTGTCGGCCGCCGAGTTCGGCAACAACCCGCAGGTGCAGGCCCTGCCGATCCGCGACTGCCAACGGCGGATGACCGAGACCCTGGTATGCCTACGCGAGCAGCAATCGCGGCGCCTGATCGAGACCTTTTTGGCGATGGTGCGGTCGGAGTGA
- a CDS encoding MFS transporter — MNNKSGFPFFSLSGSDIQRWRLQIFAITWLAYAAFYFTRKAFSVAKLGIADDASFELEKATMANLDALYLGAYAIGQFTWGILADRFGPRVVVLGGLIISAVVAVIMGSFATLPIFATCMVVQGLAQSTGWAGLCKNIGSFFATHERGRVLGLWSSCYAFGGLVASPFAGWWAYQVYGDWRAAFFSSAVVVAVVAVLFFILQRNTPQDVGLPPVEVADEPQRDGNGRHASFGSCLKTIMQNRTVLVLGLAYFLLKPARYAILLWGPVMVYERMPSIGKVASAIVPTAFEVAGLVGPLLIGLLSDRLFGARRFPACVISLLGLTVCLALFVPAMQSGSVLVVVGLLFMMGLTLYGPDSMISSSAAIDFGKGSAGTAAGFVNGCGSIGAILGGLLPGYFDTETVFLVFTITALLATALLVPHWNSRPHGSSAPAPRVKRNKALA, encoded by the coding sequence GTGAACAATAAATCCGGCTTTCCCTTCTTCTCGCTGAGCGGCAGCGACATCCAGCGCTGGCGCCTGCAGATCTTCGCCATCACCTGGCTGGCCTATGCCGCCTTCTATTTCACCCGTAAGGCCTTCTCGGTGGCCAAGCTGGGCATCGCCGACGACGCCAGTTTCGAGCTGGAAAAGGCCACCATGGCCAACCTCGACGCCCTGTATCTGGGCGCCTACGCCATCGGCCAATTCACCTGGGGCATCCTCGCCGACCGCTTCGGCCCGCGTGTGGTGGTGCTCGGCGGCTTGATCATCTCCGCCGTGGTGGCGGTGATCATGGGCAGCTTCGCCACCCTGCCGATCTTCGCCACCTGCATGGTGGTCCAGGGCCTCGCGCAGTCCACCGGCTGGGCCGGGCTGTGCAAGAACATCGGCAGTTTCTTCGCCACCCACGAGCGCGGCCGTGTACTCGGTTTATGGAGCAGCTGCTACGCCTTCGGTGGCCTGGTCGCCTCGCCGTTCGCCGGGTGGTGGGCTTATCAGGTCTATGGCGACTGGCGCGCGGCGTTCTTCTCCAGCGCCGTGGTGGTCGCGGTGGTTGCCGTACTGTTCTTCATTCTGCAACGTAACACCCCGCAAGATGTCGGCCTGCCGCCGGTCGAAGTGGCCGATGAGCCGCAGCGCGATGGCAATGGCCGCCATGCCAGCTTCGGCTCCTGTCTGAAGACCATCATGCAGAACCGCACCGTGCTGGTGCTCGGCCTCGCCTACTTCCTGCTCAAGCCGGCGCGCTACGCGATTCTGCTGTGGGGCCCGGTGATGGTTTATGAGCGCATGCCGTCGATTGGCAAAGTCGCCTCGGCCATCGTGCCGACCGCCTTCGAAGTCGCCGGCCTGGTCGGCCCGCTGCTGATCGGTTTGCTCTCGGACAGGTTGTTCGGCGCCCGGCGTTTCCCCGCCTGCGTGATCAGCCTGCTCGGCCTGACCGTCTGCCTGGCGCTGTTCGTGCCGGCCATGCAAAGCGGCAGCGTGCTGGTGGTGGTCGGCCTGCTGTTCATGATGGGCCTGACCCTGTACGGACCGGACTCGATGATCAGCAGCTCGGCGGCCATCGACTTCGGCAAGGGTAGCGCCGGCACCGCAGCAGGCTTCGTCAACGGCTGCGGTTCGATCGGCGCCATCCTCGGCGGCCTGTTGCCCGGCTACTTCGACACCGAAACCGTGTTCCTGGTCTTCACCATCACCGCCCTGTTGGCCACCGCCCTGCTGGTGCCGCACTGGAACAGCCGCCCGCACGGCAGCAGCGCCCCGGCACCGCGGGTCAAACGAAACAAAGCGCTGGCCTGA